TGCAAGGAATAGTCCGAATTATaaggtattaaatgaaagaacattacataagacacatgaaaacgatattttggagtggaattataatttataaattgaatttgtttgataaataagcaaaacaacggtttttttcgtacctaatctcctcctttgaaagtcggttaaaatttaagttttgtgcacctgggctacaaaggcgaatgaattgacgcctcattcatcaaaatcagttcagtagttccatgtaaacaatacatcacacgtagacagcaaattctgcctatttctattgtctgggagaggacagtgacttctgtaacaggttttttttagTGGTGTACCGACtatggatttggccgactagccgactagtcggccctctgagcgccgactagtcggcttgGCCGATCATTGGTTTCGTTTTTGTATGAAGCTACGAAAAATCTGAATGATGATGAAAGTGAAGCAATGGGATGTAATCTGGATAGTTATTAAACTAATAATAGTAACGGTGATGACTTAGAGTCAATGATCCACCGCAATTTTTGGCAATGTTATCAAGAATTGGCGTCAAGAAAAATTCAAGACGCAGATGAAAATGATGGTAGATCTAGTGCGGCACACGAACTCCAGTCCTGCTGCTGCTGCGACATCCCATTAATTAAGCGTGCCTAAACTAACATCTATCTAGCCTAAACTATGTATTTCTCCTTACCCAGTGcggtatataataattattcaattttgGTTGTAAGATTGttacctacaaaaaatatatactcgtatgattatttgttaaatttgaCTAACGTACTTAAAagagtttaaattaaaatctttaaaataaatattggtatttttttcttttctttcctGTAGTTTAAAGAGTGCCGACTATTCGGCTAAttttgccgactagtcgccgactacaaatgtggccggatagtctgctttcccgactagtcggtacatccctagttTTTTTACTtagctcagaagtcagggatttcaacacctattttgtacttgcttctgtcaatattttttttttatttatttttttcaagttcattttataaattatgattccactccaaaatgtcgttttcatgtattttatgcaaagatagatataactccgtaatagatggatacagtctaaggaaaaaacgtgcctcgaaaatcacgaaaatttgattctcgatcagatggcgccactagttttggcctacactcgtatagagggcgttgactgtttcgtttgttatttataattttaactcataccagtgaaagaacatgggtcaaaatcatataaaaataattaatgcaaataaaaaaatcatttatccatatttaaataaattttatcgtatttttataaatatttatttttagttttaaagtgtgtcgacagatggcagtgaatttactggggttacaaaatttaatatgacagtaccgctctagtataagttactctatgattttatgtaatgttcttttattgaatattttgcaTGCGTGTGGCGTAATATGCACTCATGAATTTGTACCACACTGACATGACCAATATTGTATCTGTGTctattagcaaaataaataaattgaaatacccCATAATTAGGATTATTCTTTGTATAATATGAGCGctttaaggtagaattgttggcgcgctttagtttttttgtacaacttccacagtttttgtcggaaattaaaaatttaagctgtgaagtatagttgaataactggtttcttttatattagacgcaaaattgttataacgtttttagttgagctataaaatatatatacacgaacttttctcaaaaaaagtggtttttctttgtttgtagctcctaaaatacacattgtttttataaataacgtattaacgaatcataatttattaaataacctttcgtttgatatagcacacgtgtatgtatgactcatggtatagttataatttagattttgcaaatttcggtagtggtcacatgtatgacgccattatttgtcactcaggcactatagagattgtctcccagcagttttatgatcctttttatattgctaataacatacagaagcttatgcggattatcctgaaaatgaccaatttcgatttttttaactaatgcatttgttctagcaaatacctacattttaatgcataattttcacatttttggtctgattttgattattttgatatcagtgtatggcttgagacatcagctttaattttgtagtacattgctttaacatccgacttttggtttggttgaaaaacccaaataatcgaattttttttttcatcattttgatttctttttaaatttctcttaaactattgtatattttggcacatagtgtattagtgaaatatgtaatattttattggctttcgtttaataccccacacgtgtatgtgcaatgcatagtttgggtgcaatatgcaatattcgcaccgaggcgggagtcattttgatgacgtcattccgctgaagtagatggccggcgccgctgtctcccggcagttttggagacccagtaccatgcccagcaacatactaaaagttgaaagcggtttccggatctgaactatattcccatgaGGCAGTGCACTACTGTGAAAACAATGCAACCCcattgtgtttgggtttattagaattgtctcaatgagtattagtaCTGTTGAAAGAAAGGTACAAtcaaagcttgtatcaaaatagaaattgttaaaaaaaattaagacagTCTTTTAACTTTGGAGTATGCAACATTTATGACAAAATATAATACTTTACCTCCATAGCAGCAgtcttttttaaatttgaccACATGGTGTAGACAATATCTATATCATTCATCTTATTTCCCATTATAGAGTTGGCCTTTACTAATTGACAAGCATCATCAAGAACTGAATTGGGTATATCATCTATCGTTTGAccctaaaacaaaacaaaaagtaGATAGCAAATTTGCAAGAGGCCCACCTTTGGACGCTATAATGGATGATGCATTCTCACTTGATATTATGTAGTTTGTAAGTACTTACAGGCTCTAAACGAAGATAAACATGTGCAGATGATACTTTATCGACATGGAACCACACATCCTCAGGCCAGCCCCATTTAATTAAATCTTCGTCTAAAACGAAAGGGATGTTGATTTAGCGATAAATTAGTACATGTGGAGTACGGAGATGTTTATTCTAAAGTGAAAAATATCTAGGTATAAGGGAATGTTGCGAATTTTAAGGACATAATTATATTCTTACATACTTTCATGCTTGTCAGCACCCATGAATAAGGTTACAGGCGGAGATACTACATCACTAGTAAAATAGAAAACCATTTTTGATGTTTTCCCAGGAAttgcttaattttatttaataagtccTTAATAAATTTCCAACCTATACACATCTAATctaatttgacactgacatttgaCAAACGAGCAAGCAAATGACAGTTGTCATGCCATGTGTTGAcgctgtaaaaaataaataatgattatttttatcacactgtcagacaaaattaaaactttattacACGTCTCATGTAGGATGGCTTGTATAATATGCAATGTATTAACAGCCTTAAAATCCACAAATTATTGCACAATAGACAAAAATCCAAGTTTATTAAAAGTGTGACAGAAGAGATAGAGATATGACATTGACAAGAAGAAAAGCAAACAGCAGTTGATTTACTTCGATTTATTTAGAATTTGGTTTTCCATTCAAGATTTGCAATGGGTAGCCCAGAGCAAGAGCTCTGTCCACCGCCATCAGAAGAAGATGAGTTAACCTTACCTAGAGCAAGTATTAACAAAATGATAAAGGAGTTGGTTCCTTCCGTTAGGGTTGCATTTGAGTCTAGAGAACTAATACTTAACTGTTGCACCGAATTCATACACTTGCTCAGCTCTGAGGCCAATGAAGTTTGTAATCAGAGTAATAAGAAAACTATCAATGCCGAACATGTACTCACAGGTATGTCCTTATTTCTCATGTggtatgtaggtatgtgtatttgtaaaaagtaacatttttgtaGTCTTCCACGTTACTGAAAGACAATACATTAACAATAAGTCTAATGTAGTCTTGGTTCTACATTCCAATTTTGGCACTGTCCAATAATACTGTATCACAAACTAAGGTTGTAAGATTGTAAACAATTGATTTTCAGCTCTAGATAGGTTGGGGTTCAATGACTACACAATAGAAGCAGAAGCAGTGCTAAAAGACTGTAAGGCTGTAGCGGCAAAGAGGAGAAGGCAGAGCACCCGTTTGGAAAACCTTGGAATTCCAGAAGAAGAATTGCTTAGGCAGCAACAGGCACTATTTGCAAAAGTAGCTAAATCTTTtatcttttgttattattaatttctttatctaatttATTAAACATACTGGGACAAGAGATGTACTAGGGTGAgcaaatacatacaaattgtaactttttaatagggggtatttctgcaatgttctgccgccagagtgcagcactaacgcctatagtaaaccatagagtaacttatacatactgtgcctttaacagttttttgacaagttttcagagataataaaatatgacattgatgcaataaggcagtttgtttacagactgaggacctaccgggaaacgcgaatccgaaatttcact
This DNA window, taken from Cydia strobilella chromosome 4, ilCydStro3.1, whole genome shotgun sequence, encodes the following:
- the LOC134741019 gene encoding coiled-coil domain-containing protein 25, with protein sequence MVFYFTSDVVSPPVTLFMGADKHENEDLIKWGWPEDVWFHVDKVSSAHVYLRLEPGQTIDDIPNSVLDDACQLVKANSIMGNKMNDIDIVYTMWSNLKKTAAMEAGQVAFHKDKDVRKVRVAKRHNEIVNRLNKTKKEAFPDLRQEREERDRSEREDKKKLLREKKEKEKEEEKKKKEEAELRSYSTLMKPENMSTNYDGNDSDDFM
- the LOC134741021 gene encoding protein Dr1; translated protein: MGSPEQELCPPPSEEDELTLPRASINKMIKELVPSVRVAFESRELILNCCTEFIHLLSSEANEVCNQSNKKTINAEHVLTALDRLGFNDYTIEAEAVLKDCKAVAAKRRRQSTRLENLGIPEEELLRQQQALFAKAREEQAKQDQQQWLLLQQQGLVGSDVTAQPYIPPPTGPKGDMDEDDDYS